The sequence below is a genomic window from Microbulbifer hydrolyticus.
GTAATCCTGAGCGTACTGTTGCTGATGACCCAATACCGATTGTGGGTGGGGGAAGGCAGCTTTGCGGAAGTGACACGCCTTGAGCGCCAGCTCGGCGAACAGCAGCAAAAGAATGCTGCACTCGAGCGGGAAAACCGTCAGCTACTGCGGGAAGTCCGCAGCCTCAAAGAAGGCACCGACGGTGTCGAGGCCAAAGCCCGCTACGACCTAGGCCTTATCAAAGAAGGCGAAACCCTGTTTATTTTTCTCGATCAGGACAAGCGTAAAGCGCCTGGGCAGTCACCGCGGGAAAAGCAATGAGTGGCCCACCCAACCCGATTGAAAACGCCTACTGGGTCATCGTCCCCGCCGCCGGATCCGGCAAGCGTATGGGCGCGGACAAACCCAAGCAGT
It includes:
- a CDS encoding septum formation initiator family protein gives rise to the protein MKWLLVILSVLLLMTQYRLWVGEGSFAEVTRLERQLGEQQQKNAALERENRQLLREVRSLKEGTDGVEAKARYDLGLIKEGETLFIFLDQDKRKAPGQSPREKQ